The window CCGCCGAGGATCGCCATGATCCGGGCCAGCGCCTCGATGATCTTCCGCAGCATGTCCGACCCCCGTCAATCGGCGGGGGCCGCGCCTGGTCGGACACGGCCCCCGTCTGTCACGCGCGACGCTAGCGTCAGCCCTCGTATTCGTCCATCAGTTGGCGCGCCTCGTCGATCAGGGCCTGACCGTCGATGCCCTTCTCCTCCATCTCCGCGAGCCAGGCGTCGTAGACAGGCTGCGCGGCCTCGCGCCAGGCGGCGGCATCGGCTTCGGAGACGGTGACGATGTTGTTGCCCGCATCGACCGCGATCTGGCGTGACGGGATATCGGCATCCGACTGCGTGCCACCGGCGAAGACCGAGAACTCCAGCCCGGAATTGTCGTCGATCACCTGCTTGAGATCGTCGGGCAGGCCTTCGTAGCGCGCCTTGTTCATGGCAAGCACGAAGGTCACGTTATAGAGGTGGTTGCCTTCGAACTCGGTATGGTTCTGCACCAGCTCGGGGATCTTCAGCGCGGGCGTCACCTCCCACGGGATCGTCGTGCCGTCGATGACGCCCTTCGACAGCGCCTCGGGGATGGCGGGCACGGGCATGCCGACCGGCGTGGCCCCCAGCGTCTCGATCAGGGTGTTCACCTGCCGCGTGGCGCCGCGGATCTTGACGCCCTGCATGTCGTCCGGCGTGACGATGGGATCGGCCGAATGGATCATGCCGGGGCCGTGGATCCACGTGCCCAGGATGTGCACGTCGGCGAAATCCTCCTGCATGTGCGTCTCGTACATCTGCCAGTAGGCGGCCGAGCCGGCGCGCGCGTTGTTGACCATGAACGGCAGCTCGAACACCTCGGTGCGCGGGAAGCGCCCCGGCGTGTAGCCCACGACGGTCCAGACCACATCGGCCACGCCATCGATCGCCTGATCCAGAAGCTGCGGCGGTGAGCCGCCAAGCTGCATCGACGGATAGCGCTCGACCTCGATCCGGCCGCCCGAGGCCTCCTCGACGTTGTCGGCCCAGACGTCGAGGATCAGTTTTGGGACATTGGCCTGCGCGGGCAGGAACTGGTGCAGCTTCAGCGTCACCTCTTGGGCGGCAGCCGGCAGCGCGGTCAGTGCCAGCGCGGTGGCGCCCAGAAGGCCGGTAATCGTACGGCGGGTCAGCATGGTGTCATCCTCCCTGATGAACGAATGCGGGTCGCGCCTCTGTCGGGCGCGGCGTCCGCGGGCGAGCAGACCACAAGGCGGGGGCGGATGCCAAGCGGGAAACGTTACAGGTGCAACGAGTTTCGCCGGTCAGCGTTTCCCTTCGCGCAGCCACGCCCAGATCGACAGGCCGGTGGCCAGCAGAAGGAACAGCCACG is drawn from uncultured Jannaschia sp. and contains these coding sequences:
- a CDS encoding TRAP transporter substrate-binding protein, with the translated sequence MLTRRTITGLLGATALALTALPAAAQEVTLKLHQFLPAQANVPKLILDVWADNVEEASGGRIEVERYPSMQLGGSPPQLLDQAIDGVADVVWTVVGYTPGRFPRTEVFELPFMVNNARAGSAAYWQMYETHMQEDFADVHILGTWIHGPGMIHSADPIVTPDDMQGVKIRGATRQVNTLIETLGATPVGMPVPAIPEALSKGVIDGTTIPWEVTPALKIPELVQNHTEFEGNHLYNVTFVLAMNKARYEGLPDDLKQVIDDNSGLEFSVFAGGTQSDADIPSRQIAVDAGNNIVTVSEADAAAWREAAQPVYDAWLAEMEEKGIDGQALIDEARQLMDEYEG